In one Nicotiana sylvestris chromosome 8, ASM39365v2, whole genome shotgun sequence genomic region, the following are encoded:
- the LOC138875269 gene encoding uncharacterized protein: protein MKFRYVHSIQNEFADALATLSSMIPHPNKNFTDPIPVRVHNQPAYCAHVQEETNGKPWFHDIKEYLVKGEYSKHANCTAVRTSTGVTPYMLVYGTEVVILAEVEVPSLRIIQEAELSDAEWVRSLYEQLPLI, encoded by the coding sequence atgaAGTTTCGGTATGTTCACAgtattcagaatgagtttgccgatgcactggccactttgtcatccatgataccaCACCCAAATAAGAATTTCACTGATCCTATCCCAGTGAGAGttcataatcagccggcatattgtgcccatgttcaagaagaaacaaatggaaagccttggttccacgacatcaaagagtatttggtGAAAGGAGAATATTCGAAGCATGCAAACTGCACtgcagttcgcacatcaactggggtaactccttacatgctggtttatggtaccgaagttgtcatCCTAGCCGAGGTAGaggttccttctttaaggatcatacaggaagctgaactcagtgatgcagaatgggtaaggagCCTCTATGAGCAATTGCCCCTTATATGA